A genomic stretch from Pectinophora gossypiella chromosome 13, ilPecGoss1.1, whole genome shotgun sequence includes:
- the LOC126371937 gene encoding uncharacterized protein LOC126371937: MTVSIEMTVINDLTELTEEDDSYILKLVDSQDARATFEDEMWSPVEVVSSEGGGGGGEAGAEAPCGRGKHAAALLGGFVYVLGGRGAGGAVPLRDCWRYHIGSGRWERVRARGDTPPALQEHSATPHGRRIYVFGGEASLSAETPLWILDTETLLWRKLPGTGSVALRRRGRNVRPAAPTGRRGHSAHALNDCLLIYGGYKDLRGSTNELWAFHYESESWQQVRTAGAGPARHRHAAALHDARLYVHAGLCDLRVCGDLWFYDTLSRMWTQVRTPARLAPSARSGHAGLRAGAHLYIFGGEADGHPTNELWRFHFATETWERMAQSLKWPAPRVDACALLLAGVAPRVRSAPAERGAGGGAAGAGAGAGAREAPPGLLREISKLSAFHIRRAARCSYSVLGGERDSTESLEFRGGEPALAKSRSAYVIDERLPADGGESPRAGDVPPPHELAREPASVPDFADVVLPTSTLSPADAARLVYFSSEEEEEMRREAARRPEPRLPKSASVRFSRDAVTITREEDAELSTSDYASAERVNRLPGAWLGFSNPHYLGPDVRALGAALTPDSGVAPADMELAELRRPAAAPRLALLLLGGREPSHPALMHTPLSLWTYNLG, translated from the exons ATGAGATGTGGAGTCCAGTGGAGGTGGTGTCGTCGGAGGGGGGAGGCGGGGGCGGCGAGGCTGGGGCGGAGGCGCCGTGCGGGCGCGGCAAACACGCGGCCGCGCTGCTCGGAgggtttgtgtatgtactgggcgggcgcggcgcgggcggcgctgTACCGCTGCGGGACTGCTGGCGCTACCATATAG GCAGCGGCCGCTGGGAACGCGTGAGAGCGCGCGGCGACACCCCGCCGGCGCTGCAGGAGCATAGCGCGACGCCGCACGGCCGACGCATATACGTTTTTGGCGGGGAAGCCTCGCTTTCCGCCGAGACGCCGCTCTGGATACTAGATACTGAG ACGTTGTTATGGCGCAAGCTCCCCGGCACGGGCAGCGTGGCGCTGCGCAGGCGCGGCCGCAACGTGCGGCCCGCAGCGCCGACGGGCCGCCGCGGGCACAGCGCGCATGCGCTCAACGACTGCCTGCTCATCTATGGAGGGTACAAAGACCTCAGAGGCTCTACCAATGAGTTGTGGGCGTTTCATTATG AGTCGGAGTCGTGGCAGCAGGTGCGCACGGCGGGCGCGGGCCCGGCGCGGCACCGGCACGCGGCCGCGCTGCACGACGCGCGCCTCTACGTGCACGCGGGGCTGTGCGACCTGCGCGTCTGCGGCGACCTGTGGTTCTACGACACGC TGTCGCGCATGTGGACGCAGGTGCGCACGCCGGCGCGGCTGGCGCCGTCCGCGCGCTCCGGACACGCGGGGCTGCGCGCAGGCGCACACCTCTACATCTTCGGTGGCGAGGCCGACGGACATCCCACCAACGAGCTCTGGCGGTTCCACTTCG CGACGGAGACATGGGAGCGGATGGCGCAGAGCTTGAAGTGGCCGGCGCCGCGCGTGGACGCGTGCGCGCTGCTGCTGGCCGGCGTGGCGCCGCGCGTGCGCAGCGCGCCCGCCGAGCGCGGGGCCGGCGGGGGGGCCGCGGgggcgggcgcgggggcgggggcgcgcGAGGCGCCGCCCGGGCTGCTGCGCGAGATCTCCAAGCTGTCCGCCTTCCACATCCGGCGCGCCGCGCGCTGCTCGTACAGCGTGCTGGGCGGCGAGCGCGACTCCACGGAGAGCCTGGAGTTCCGCGGCGGCGAGCCCGCGCTGGCCAAGTCGCGCTCCGCCTACGTGATCGACGAGCGGCTGCCGGCCGACGGCGGCGAGTCCCCGCGGGCCGGCGACGTGCCGCCGCCGCACGAGCTGGCCCGCGAGCCCGCCTCGGTGCCGGACTTCGCGGACGTGGTGCTGCCGACGTCCACGCTGTCGCCGGCGGACGCGGCGCGGCTCGTGTACTTCTCGtcggaggaggaggaggagatGCGGCGcgaggcggcgcggcggccggaGCCGCGGCTGCCCAAGTCGGCGTCGGTGCGGTTCTCGCGCGACGCGGTGACCATCACGCGCGAGGAGGACGCCGAGCTGTCCACGTCGGACTACGCCAGCGCGGAGCGCGTCAACCGGCTGCCGGGCGCGTGGCTGGGCTTCAGCAACCCGCACTACCTGGGCCCCGACGTGCGCGCGCTGGGCGCGGCGCTGACGCCGGACTCGGGCGTGGCGCCGGCCGACATGGAGCTGGCCGAGCTGCGGCGCCCGGCCGCGGCGCCGCGCCTGGCGCTGCTGCTGCTGGGCGGCCGCGAGCCCTCGCACCCGGCGCTCATGCACACGCCGCTCTCCTTGTGGACCTACAACCTCGGCTAG